Part of the Spinacia oleracea cultivar Varoflay chromosome 5, BTI_SOV_V1, whole genome shotgun sequence genome, CTGCCCTTAACAACAATCACACTTGGgattttgttcttcttcccaAAGGCAAGAAAGCCATAGGCTGCAAATGGGTTTACAGAATCAAGAAAAATGCTGATGGTTCACTTGAAAGATATAAGGCAAGGTTGGTTGCAAAGGGTTTCACTCAAAAGTTTGGGATTGATTATCATGAAACATTTTCTCCTGTGGTTAAAATGTCCACAATCAGATGCTTAATATCTCTTGCTGCCAGTAAGCATTGAAAATTATTCCAGCTAGACATCAATAATGCATTTCTACATGGCACTCTTGAAGAAGAAGTTTACATGAAGGTCCCTGAAGGTGTTACTGCTCCTGTTGGTCATGTATGCAAGCTCACCAAATCTCTTTATGGTCTTAAACAGGCATCCAGACAATGGTTTGCCAGACTTTTAAATGAACTTACCACTCAAGGTTTCAAACAGTCAAAAAATGACTATTCTCTCTTCATCAAGCATGATTCTACAGACATCACAGTGGTGGCagttatgttgatgatatcatCATCACAGGTTCTAATGAGGACACCATTACTGAGTTAAAAAGACACCTACACCAGACTTTTAGCATCAAGGATTTAGGGCTTATCAACTACTTTCTTGGTATTGAGGTTTGTCACACATCAGATGGCTATATTCTCACTCAAAGGAAGTATACTAAGGAGTTGTTACAAGATTGTAAGCTTGACATTACCAAACCAGCAATCACTCCATTTCCCTTGAATCTTAAGCTTTCTACTGATGGTGATCTTTATGACAATCCAGAACTCTATAGATGTTTTGTTGGCAAGCTTAACTTTCTCACTCACACTAGACCAGATTTGGCTTTTGCTGCTCAGTCATTGAGCCAATTCATGCATTCACCCAGAATTCCACATGTTAATGCTCTCTCTCACACTCTGAGATATGTTAATCATACAGCTGGTCAAGGTATTCTTTTAAGAGCTACTGACAAACTTACTTTACAAGCTTTTTCAGACTCTGATTGGGCTGCTTGTCCCACAACAAGAAGGTCTGTTACTGGCTATATTATTTTACTAGGGAATTCTCCTATTAGCtggaaatcaaagaaacaatCCACCATTTCCAAAAGTTCATCTGAGGCTGAATATCGAGCTATGTCACAAGCTGCTGGTGAAGTTTCTTGGATTGTTAGGCTCTTAGAAGAGTTAGGTGTTACTGACCTCCAACCCGTTCAGCTCAATTGTGACAATCAATCTGCTTTGCACATTGCCAAGAACCCCATCTTTCATGAACGCACTAAACATATTGAATTTGATTGCCACTTTACAAGAGATAAGGTTCTTGAAGGTCTCCTACAACTAAGTTATCTCCCAACACAGCATCAGTTAGCTGATATCTTTACTAAGATCCTACCTAGTCCTCAACACAGAACACTTTCATCCAAACTTGGCATGATACATGTTTCTCCCATCCCAAGTTTGAGGGGGGGTGTTGGTGATCACACTCCTTACACTACAACTAATCTTCTATTGTCTTGTTTACATCATGCAGCAAGCAGTGCAGCACGCATCAATACCCTTACAACATCAGCTACACCTGCTCAAGTCTTCTAGAAGAATCCAGCCTAACTGCCTCCCTTAATTCTAGGATTCAGTTAACATTCTGTTAGACTTGTATTAAAGCTGTTAGATTGTATTCATTCTGATGTGTCAGAATGCTGCCTTCTCATTGGCTTGAACACGTATTACTACTGCTGTATATATACTGAATCATGCTGTAATAATCATTCATTCAATGAGAATCACAATTTTATTTCatcaaattctttctttctttctctctttcttctttCTGTTTCTCAATTCAGTGATTGTCTGTAGACAATCATAGTTCAAGAATCACCTAAAAGGCTGATTCTAACACATTGTATTCAtcgttacttttcttgttttattgcagttttaTGTTAAAGATTTCTTGTACCGATATTTTTTTGACAGTTTGGCATATCAAAGGAGAGTTTCTATAATGATAAACAACTATCTAGTTTCTTCAAGGCCATTACGACATCCAAAGACAAGAGTAACAAGGTACGTATGCTTAATTGTATGAACAATAATCATGTTTAAGTATATCTCTTAATTTATGTGATTATTGTTTTTTGTTCCTTTTACAGGATTTTATTACCACAATACAAGCGAATAACTACCCTATTGTAGGCTTTCAGTGGAATCCTGAGGTAATTGGCTGTttatataatattattttggtgATCGAATTATAAACGGGATAATTCGAACCTGAAACTTGCACGTCATACACAAGCCATCAATTTTAACTATTCGGCCGAAACCTCACTGATCTATGTTTAGCCTGTTTGATTTGTAAATGATGTGACCGTCTTTCCTCGATCAGTTCCTTCATAGGCTTTCTCGATCAGTTCCTTCATGGGCTTTAATGATCGATATCGTAAATTAAACAAGGACTAGGTTTAGTTCTTAGTCTATATTTTTGCTCTTGATCGGATAGTACGTTCAAATCATGTAGGAAACTAGGATGTGTTGCGATTTAATGCCATAAAAGAATAATGTTGcaacaataatataattaaaataaacttaTCTCCATATCGTCATGAACGAGATAACCGATTTAGAACGATTGTCGCGCCGTGGCTgaaccactgctctaaaagacaattccgcgctaccccggtgcagtagaacgcttgcggttgTCCTCTAGGGTTAACACGACATCAAggattgtgtgcactcacaagccctcgattggagaccagaatatttgcccagaaaTAACAGAAGAGTGTTTTTAGATTTGTGAGAGGGAATGCAGAGAATACTTATGTGTGTGTTTTGAAGAACGGAAgtggaaaatatatattgagagTTTCTGGGAACTGTAACCGCCATAAAATggctataaaataaataatggaAGTAGTGGGTGGTTACACGATTAGTGGGTGGAATAAGTGGGCAGTTACAGTATTTAATGGGTTCATTAATTCTTCTAACCGTTAGAATTAATTAGAACCACTTCTGcccaaaaagaataacccggcCCACAAAAACCACcaccacgcccgcgaaccgcattcgccaagcaccaaggcccacggcccaaccCACGTGTGTTATGTGTtcacccataccactctcacactttctcaaACAAGTGTTTCCCTCAAGTCCCCaaatataaatagtaaataaagttggtgtttttcccatgtgggacttttcacATTCCCTTTTCCCCACTCATTTTCCTTTTGtattctcactaggatttccaacagGATGCACATGTATTGTTTTTGTCTAGATTTAAATATAAGTGCTATAACACAAATGTACGTATGTAAAAATGAGCCTTTTTACTACTTGGTCCATagtaaattaatttaattgaaaAAATTAAGGATGGAAGGTTGATTAATGGATATATAATCTTACTTCGTATGCGTGGTTGCAGAAAAATGCATTTGAATGGGGATCACCCGAAATTCCACACTCTTTGGATGCAATTCAAGTAACCCAATATGCCGCGAGCTACCTTGTTAGGTACGTACTTTAGAACAAACATAGTGATTTAACGCTACCCTGTTACATTTTTGAACCTTATTGAAACTTCTGTACTCATAATTATTATACTTTGGTATATGTTTTCACTTTTCACGTTTCAGTGAGGCTAGGAAGTCCCGCTATGAGCCACCTGTTGAGCAAGTACTTGAAAATCTCATCTACAAGTACACTCCTTATTACTCCGGAGCTAAAGGGTTAGTTTTCATTCTAGCcattttaattagttggttaaTATAATTGCATTTATTTGAAAACTAGACACAATCATCCGGTACAATAACAATTAAAACTAGAAACAATCGTCTAGTACAACAACAATTAAAGCGGCCAATGAGGTTTTAGGCTATTGGTTAGGACTGATCGGGGACCAACAATTAAAATAGATCTTATGTTCGAATCACTCAGTCCTTGTTTATAACGTACTTGTGTTGcgcttgtaagttgtaactcaTTCGcaccaataaaaaaaatgataattGCAGCCGACTATTTCCGAATTTTGCAAGTTAGGTACTAACAACTACGATCCGGTCCATGTATGTTTTTGTGATTGCAGGAGTGGATTTGATCAGACATACTATTTTGATGCGTACGAATCATCGACTTCAACTGAAGCTTTGGCACAAAAGTAATTAATGTTGCAGCTTCATTTTATTATTGGGAGAAATCTAGTTAGCCTAGCTTTCTAGCTTGGGAGACAGACATCACTCTTCTCTCAGTCTCTCTTAATAACTACTACTTTGTATCACGGAACTAATTATTAAATAAAGAGTTGTTGCACTTTGCATATTCTAATACCAAAATTAGTGTCTTACAAGAATGTTGGACTAATTAGGATATTAGGACTGTGACTTTTTGTCGCATCAACGGTGCGACCCATCAGAATGATGCTTATAGTCTTATACGTAGTACTATCCATCAGAATGATGCTTATAGTCTTCTATCATGATTACTAGTATCGCTAGTTCATTACCTGAACACCATATGGACAATAATTGGAATAGTTAATCATTTAAGTTACGCGAATAAAACACCACGTTCAAGTAAAGATGGTCGTGGCCCGGGCCGGATATGGGCCGACAAGTTCAAAAGGGCCCAGGCCCACGGACTGTCGTGCCGGGTTGGGTCGGGCTTTCGTGTGTAatcctaattttactaaatttaacgTGTTTTGTCGTGTCGGGGCTAGTCGTGGCCTGTCTCGTGCATTTTCCAAAAAATATGTGCCCTTGTCCACGACTTCGTGCTCATATCATGACATACTTTTTTCGTATCGGGTCGGGTCCGGCCTTGAGCCGGGCCAGGCGACGCCCCTCTTTTGGTGAATGGAAGAAAATGGGTAATAAACAATTGACATATCTAGTAGGGTTTTAGTTACTACAATGAACAACCATTAAAATATGAGTTGGGAAAATATCCGGtcacaattttttgtttttgagggaaacgtTAGGGCGGCAATTTTGTTAAAGTAAATCAATTTCTACCAATGTTGTGAAACTTTGAGGGAAATTATCAACCCAAGCATGGTCATTTACAACATCATTCCATCTCGCAACGAGATGTGCCAAGGTATTACCCGGCCTACGAACATCAGAACAAATAAAAGTCTCAAACTCATATGACATACGATCAATATCCTCGTAGAAGAGCATTAGTGGTGACTAGACCTATGTCTTCTGGTTAATGGCACGAACAACAGACATATCATCGCATTCTAGAACAATCTTGTCCAGACCCAAGTGGCACGCCTATTGTACCCCCAAACCTAGCAACACTTGCTTCTGCACACTCTACATCCCATCTCGCCTTCACCCTTCTAACAGCAGCAGTAATAAACCTCCCCTCACTGTCACAAGCCACCATTCCCAACCCCACATCTTCCACCCCCATATTTGCATCCGTATTTACCTTAATCCAACCCACATGCGGACACTTCCACCCTCTTTCTCCTACCCCTGCAGCAGTCCCTGGTATTGGTTGCGCTTGTGGAAACACCCTTAGTAAGGTGAATTTTCATAACTCAACTAAATTTCCCATTTCAATGGGTCCCCTTCTTTCCAGCGGGGGAAGAAAGAGAGAATCTTTCACTACAGCCTAAACTCGGATCGGAATGGAAGCTTTTTCTTAATTCAATAATAAGACATTGAGCCGTAGGACAATAGAAATCTTAGAAGCTTTCCCGGCTAAGTAGCTTTTGATGCATTCCCTCAGCATCTTTCTTCATTTTCTATATGATTAAGACATGCAAGTCTTACTATGTTTTAAGTAAGAGAGGTAGTTGACTCCCTAAAGCTCGAAGTTGAGCTTAAGCGATCGGAGCGAAGTTTTTGGATCGATTTGAGATGATTTCTTAATGGttaactgttattccagtaggaacacgcacaagagggggggggtgaattgtaattggaactttggtaaagtttcttgcggaacttaagaaacaatcaaggaactgagaatagagaagacaataacaataattgtgaaaacttcttgacactaatcaagaagagaattccttttattatagtaatgcctcgattacaataatctctccaacacaagttcctctcaaacttgtgttcctcacagtaatcttctctgattacagctctttcactcctctctctcagacttaaactctaagtctcaacaagataactctatccttactaatacaaaatacaatttgtgtttggataactctagatattaatgatgctttggtgtatatatggcacttaggaactttaggattaactaggacacaaactgttttagaaaaatctttgacaatgcgtttttaggaaagcaagaactcttagaaagtttgtgtattttttcagaaaacttcttggccttatatagagttttgtccttagggtttgttcccttcaaaaactcaactgccaacaactgacactttgattttcacgtccctagacttgaggaacaaggggagaccacttcccacacaacttcctcaactgctggacgtgtttaagactatgtcaatcactgaaaaatgtttatttattttgtcaaaatatttaggagaagttttaggaagataaaaactgtttttatttaagtaacagaatgtgatgaaaatcttaattttattaaataggaaaagatattttattaaaagtattttccttaaaactgtgttgcttgatattttgacaaaaacacacgagtaatccatgttcctctagttccttatatactacttaacatattaatatattacatataatctaagcaggataaactacctagacatatatgtctttcctttggtgaggcattcaactctgaagcttcacttgttccagctcaggaacaataatgagttcctcttatgtttaaataggaactcgttgccatgagtctgtaatagttcttgtgaatatt contains:
- the LOC110795307 gene encoding gamma-glutamyl hydrolase 2, with the protein product MFAEAGGARVIPLFFDDPWTVISSKLELVNGLILTGGTKKSGPYLEVVKKLLQKVKEKNNDGEHFPLYAINLGFELLLNIISESNNVLESVDAHKLTTNLEYENNVSIQQTVLGSFPLALRNKLKTDCLVSFNNKFGISKESFYNDKQLSSFFKAITTSKDKSNKDFITTIQANNYPIVGFQWNPEKNAFEWGSPEIPHSLDAIQVTQYAASYLVSEARKSRYEPPVEQVLENLIYKYTPYYSGAKGSGFDQTYYFDAYESSTSTEALAQK